Proteins from a single region of Chlamydia buteonis:
- a CDS encoding class I SAM-dependent methyltransferase, with protein MLYSNRLKSFVLKKSSFIYVLRVLIYRIRFSIREYICLSLSLYIQYPKLLLYDLVKFVYSLLKNPYRKLHRSPQSSLLREGNVYGETPWLALNKVSREFGVTSQDVVYDLGCGLGKVCFWFSHILRCQVVGVDNQPTFINFSSYLHRLLSVQPAVFLKEHFHETLLSQASCVYFYGSSYSLKVLKSVLKALEELKPGNMVISISFPLDSLPGGDQLFFTEKSCNVIFPWGKTKAYKNIRK; from the coding sequence ATGTTGTATTCCAACCGCCTAAAGAGCTTCGTACTTAAGAAGTCTTCATTCATATATGTATTACGGGTATTGATTTATAGAATACGGTTTTCTATTAGAGAATATATTTGTTTATCCTTATCGCTCTATATTCAATATCCAAAATTACTTTTATATGATTTAGTGAAGTTTGTTTATTCCTTATTAAAGAATCCTTACCGAAAGTTGCATCGTTCTCCACAATCTTCGTTATTAAGAGAAGGGAATGTATATGGAGAAACTCCTTGGTTGGCTTTGAATAAAGTAAGTAGGGAATTTGGGGTTACTTCTCAAGATGTTGTTTATGATTTAGGTTGTGGATTAGGAAAAGTCTGTTTTTGGTTTTCCCATATTCTTAGATGTCAGGTTGTCGGTGTGGATAATCAGCCCACTTTTATAAACTTTTCCTCTTATCTACATCGTCTCTTATCTGTACAACCTGCGGTATTTTTGAAAGAACATTTCCATGAAACACTGTTGTCTCAAGCCTCTTGTGTTTACTTCTATGGTTCTTCATATTCTTTAAAGGTATTAAAAAGTGTTTTAAAGGCTTTGGAAGAGCTTAAACCTGGAAATATGGTTATCAGCATTTCCTTTCCTTTGGATTCTTTACCTGGAGGGGATCAGTTGTTTTTCACTGAGAAAAGCTGCAATGTCATTTTCCCTTGGGGGAAGACGAAAGCATATAAAAATATAAGGAAATAA
- the ispH gene encoding 4-hydroxy-3-methylbut-2-enyl diphosphate reductase encodes MRRVILSNPRGFCAGVVRAIQVVESALEKWGAPIYVKHEIVHNRHVVDDLKRRGAIFVEDLKEVPCGERVIYSAHGIPPEVREEAKTRNLFAIDATCVLVTKIHSAVKLYANKGYQIILIGKNKHVEVIGIRGEAPESVTVVEKVEDVENLPFDVNVPLFFVTQTTLSLDDVAEITQALKVRYPNIITLPSSSVCYATQNRQEALRAVLSKVNFVYVIGDVQSSNSNRLREIAEKRNIPARLVNSPDHISDEILNYSGDIAITAGASTPEHIVQSCISRLKELIPDLQVEEDIFAIEDVVFQPPKELRT; translated from the coding sequence ATGCGTAGAGTGATTTTAAGTAATCCTAGGGGATTTTGCGCTGGAGTAGTTCGTGCTATCCAAGTTGTGGAATCTGCTTTAGAGAAATGGGGAGCTCCTATTTATGTAAAACATGAAATTGTTCACAACCGTCATGTAGTTGATGATCTTAAGAGACGCGGGGCAATTTTTGTAGAAGATCTTAAGGAAGTTCCTTGTGGAGAAAGGGTTATTTATTCTGCTCATGGTATCCCGCCAGAGGTTCGTGAGGAGGCAAAGACTCGGAATCTTTTTGCTATAGACGCGACTTGTGTCTTGGTAACTAAGATTCATTCTGCGGTTAAGCTTTATGCGAACAAAGGTTATCAAATTATTTTGATAGGCAAGAACAAGCACGTGGAAGTCATAGGGATTCGAGGTGAAGCGCCTGAGAGTGTCACCGTAGTAGAAAAAGTAGAAGATGTTGAAAACTTACCCTTCGATGTTAATGTGCCTTTATTTTTTGTAACTCAAACCACTTTGAGTTTGGACGATGTTGCGGAGATTACCCAAGCATTGAAGGTGCGTTATCCTAATATTATTACTTTACCGAGTTCTTCAGTGTGTTATGCTACACAAAATCGTCAAGAAGCATTACGTGCGGTGCTTTCTAAGGTGAATTTTGTTTATGTTATTGGAGATGTTCAAAGTTCTAACTCTAACCGTTTACGTGAGATTGCTGAAAAAAGAAATATCCCCGCACGTCTAGTGAATAGTCCCGATCATATTTCTGATGAAATTTTAAATTATTCTGGTGATATTGCAATAACAGCAGGAGCATCAACTCCTGAGCATATTGTTCAATCTTGTATTTCTAGATTGAAAGAATTAATACCTGATTTACAAGTTGAAGAAGATATATTTGCTATAGAAGATGTTGTATTCCAACCGCCTAAAGAGCTTCGTACTTAA